One genomic segment of Thermodesulfobacterium sp. TA1 includes these proteins:
- a CDS encoding septal ring lytic transglycosylase RlpA family protein: protein MRKRWFWFLGFCFFLIGCAKPPKPLDFSQEYTFSGPSLNIPGWLKPYTINGKTYYPLPSAKGYEEICIASWYGPGFHGAFAASGEVYNMYEYTAAHKLLPMGTYLLVTNLENGKQVVVRVNDRGPFVGDRCLDLSYVAAKELDIIGKGTAKVKIVALGEGEIKDSQMVYTHIPNFYKGEFYLQVGSFRHKENALQYKRQLEKEFSKVEIEPFIKGDCIFYRVQIFLSDDLNQALSLYQNLKKQRFKGAFLVAR from the coding sequence ATGAGAAAAAGATGGTTTTGGTTTTTAGGTTTTTGTTTCTTTTTAATAGGTTGTGCCAAACCTCCTAAGCCATTAGATTTTTCTCAAGAATACACTTTCTCAGGCCCTTCTTTAAATATTCCTGGATGGCTAAAACCTTATACCATTAACGGGAAAACTTATTATCCTTTGCCTTCTGCTAAGGGATATGAAGAAATTTGCATTGCCTCTTGGTATGGCCCAGGATTTCATGGTGCTTTTGCTGCAAGTGGTGAGGTTTATAACATGTATGAATATACAGCAGCTCACAAACTTCTTCCTATGGGAACCTATCTTTTGGTTACTAATTTAGAAAACGGGAAGCAAGTAGTAGTAAGGGTTAATGATAGAGGTCCCTTTGTTGGTGATAGGTGTCTTGACCTCAGTTATGTAGCAGCCAAAGAGTTAGATATTATAGGAAAAGGAACGGCTAAGGTAAAAATAGTAGCTCTAGGTGAGGGAGAAATTAAAGATAGTCAGATGGTTTATACTCATATCCCCAATTTTTATAAGGGTGAATTTTATCTTCAAGTAGGGTCTTTTAGACACAAAGAAAATGCTTTGCAATATAAAAGACAGTTAGAAAAAGAATTTTCTAAGGTTGAAATAGAACCTTTTATTAAAGGAGATTGTATATTTTATAGGGTTCAAATTTTTTTAAGCGATGATTTAAATCAGGCCCTTTCGCTTTATCAAAACCTAAAAAAACAAAGATTTAAGGGCGCTTTTTTGGTTGCTCGCTGA
- the hemB gene encoding porphobilinogen synthase gives MFFPEYRPRRLRKNENIRSLVRETVLTVNDLIYPLFVCEGKGIKQEVKSMPEVYRFSIDKLIEEVKEVVDLGIKAVLLFGIPEKKDEIGSSAYAKDGIIQKALRALKEKFPELVVITDVCLCEYTSHGHCGIIKNHTVENDATLEQLAKIAVSHAKAGADVVAPSDMMDGRVGRIREALDEAGFSEVAIMSYAVKYCSAFYGPFREAADSAPKFGDRRSYQMDPANLREALREAYLDVQEGADILMVKPAMPYLDVIRAIREEFNHPLAAYQVSGEYAMIKAASKLGWLDEEKTMFESLIAIKRAGADLIITYFAKKVAQALA, from the coding sequence ATGTTTTTTCCGGAATATAGACCAAGAAGGCTTAGAAAAAATGAAAACATTAGGTCTTTGGTCCGAGAAACAGTTCTTACGGTAAACGATTTAATTTATCCGCTTTTTGTATGTGAAGGTAAAGGCATAAAACAAGAAGTAAAATCTATGCCTGAGGTTTATCGGTTTTCGATAGATAAACTTATCGAAGAGGTAAAAGAGGTAGTAGACCTTGGGATCAAAGCGGTCCTTCTTTTTGGTATTCCTGAAAAGAAGGACGAGATAGGTAGTTCAGCCTATGCTAAGGATGGGATTATTCAAAAGGCTTTACGGGCATTAAAAGAAAAATTTCCTGAGCTTGTAGTGATTACAGATGTGTGTTTGTGTGAGTACACTTCCCATGGACATTGCGGAATTATTAAAAATCATACAGTAGAAAATGATGCCACCTTAGAACAGCTTGCTAAGATAGCCGTTTCTCATGCTAAAGCAGGGGCTGATGTAGTTGCTCCTTCAGACATGATGGATGGAAGGGTAGGAAGGATAAGGGAGGCCCTTGATGAAGCAGGATTTTCAGAGGTAGCCATCATGAGTTATGCGGTTAAGTATTGTTCTGCTTTTTATGGTCCCTTTAGAGAAGCTGCTGATTCTGCTCCCAAGTTTGGAGACCGTAGGTCATATCAGATGGACCCTGCTAACCTTAGAGAAGCCTTGAGAGAGGCTTATTTAGACGTACAAGAAGGGGCTGATATTTTGATGGTTAAACCTGCTATGCCTTATTTAGATGTAATAAGGGCAATAAGAGAAGAGTTTAATCATCCATTGGCCGCCTATCAGGTTAGTGGAGAGTACGCTATGATAAAAGCTGCTTCTAAGTTAGGATGGCTTGATGAAGAGAAAACCATGTTTGAAAGTCTTATAGCTATAAAGAGGGCAGGGGCAGACCTTATTATTACCTATTTTGCTAAAAAGGTGGCTCAGGCTTTAGCTTAA
- a CDS encoding methyl-accepting chemotaxis protein, with protein sequence MGMFSNLNKNLRLRWKLTIPLVLVLFIGITATVFVTSYSLYYINLYHAKTKSLPHYAKAVKESLVKDMVNPNYKDLRNYYLSSLGNVKVLRGPKVESQFGADKNVSLELSSVEKEAVLGGKEVFRKENHTLQGIYPIKAENRCLGCHKVNEGEVLGALVISLPYNEIFSLITKTQIVYGVFGFLGIIGGFLAVYFAYIISHKPLDQLALILQKMAEGDLTVKVPYSDFKDITGRVARSIQKLLNSFIELNEKSLSYSHRLAEATDKNFQYVDKTFESSKELTSQASQIAAAIEEMTATIGDIAKNANSVSDLASKNIEIAFEGQNISEEAGRVVLKANQETLALKQVINSLNQRAGEIGYIVQLIKDIADQTNLLALNATIEAARAGEHGKGFAVVADEIRKLADRTLKATQEIAEKISNIQQETHQAFTNMESTAKEVETALSSLEKVKQVLTQIVTSSQQVKDAISQIAAATEQQSVASEEISQNVEKVAKIASEVDHFVEQLGQSIYQLILISSDLRHTATSVVTQKLKEALFDIFIGDHERMFLRVKAHLKGWDKLNPELIANYQDCGIGKWYYGEEGAKFRNLPVFKEFEEIHKKCHLLSKETVLAYESGQFEKVKTLEKELEQNSQKIREFLNKMEEIYLSELKKG encoded by the coding sequence ATGGGTATGTTCAGCAATCTTAATAAAAATTTAAGGCTAAGGTGGAAACTTACTATTCCTTTAGTATTGGTGCTTTTTATAGGTATAACTGCAACCGTTTTTGTTACTTCCTACAGTCTTTACTATATAAACCTTTATCATGCTAAAACTAAAAGTTTACCGCATTATGCTAAAGCTGTAAAAGAATCTCTGGTAAAAGATATGGTAAATCCTAATTATAAAGACCTAAGAAATTATTATCTTTCTTCTTTAGGTAATGTTAAAGTTTTAAGAGGACCTAAGGTGGAAAGCCAGTTTGGAGCAGACAAAAATGTATCGTTAGAATTATCTTCTGTAGAAAAAGAGGCTGTTTTAGGCGGTAAAGAAGTATTTCGCAAAGAAAACCATACTCTACAAGGGATCTATCCAATTAAAGCTGAAAATAGATGCTTAGGGTGTCATAAAGTAAACGAAGGAGAGGTTTTAGGGGCTTTAGTAATAAGCCTACCTTACAACGAAATTTTTTCTCTTATCACCAAAACTCAAATAGTTTATGGAGTGTTTGGTTTTTTAGGTATTATAGGTGGTTTTTTAGCTGTTTATTTTGCCTATATAATATCCCACAAACCATTAGACCAATTAGCCTTGATATTACAAAAAATGGCTGAAGGGGATTTGACGGTAAAGGTACCTTATTCAGACTTTAAGGACATTACAGGAAGGGTGGCAAGAAGCATTCAAAAGTTGCTTAACTCTTTTATAGAACTAAACGAAAAGTCTCTTTCTTACTCTCATCGTTTAGCTGAAGCCACAGATAAAAACTTCCAATACGTAGACAAAACCTTTGAAAGTTCAAAAGAACTAACGTCCCAAGCCTCTCAAATTGCAGCAGCTATAGAGGAAATGACCGCAACCATCGGAGATATTGCTAAAAATGCTAACTCGGTTTCAGATTTAGCCTCTAAAAACATAGAGATTGCCTTTGAAGGCCAAAACATCTCGGAAGAAGCAGGAAGAGTTGTTTTAAAGGCTAACCAAGAAACCCTTGCTTTAAAACAAGTCATAAACAGTCTAAATCAAAGAGCAGGAGAAATTGGTTACATAGTTCAACTTATAAAAGACATAGCAGACCAAACAAACCTTCTTGCTCTTAATGCAACGATCGAAGCTGCTCGAGCTGGAGAACACGGTAAAGGTTTTGCTGTGGTAGCAGACGAGATAAGAAAGTTAGCAGACAGAACCTTAAAAGCCACCCAAGAAATCGCCGAAAAAATAAGCAACATCCAACAGGAAACACACCAGGCCTTTACCAACATGGAAAGCACCGCTAAAGAAGTAGAAACAGCCTTATCCTCTTTAGAAAAAGTAAAACAGGTTTTAACCCAAATCGTAACCTCTTCTCAACAGGTAAAAGACGCTATCTCTCAAATCGCCGCAGCCACAGAACAACAGTCTGTTGCCAGCGAAGAAATTAGCCAAAATGTAGAAAAAGTAGCTAAAATTGCCTCTGAAGTAGATCATTTTGTAGAACAATTAGGTCAATCGATCTATCAACTCATCTTAATTTCTTCTGATTTAAGACATACCGCTACCTCGGTGGTTACGCAAAAACTTAAAGAGGCTCTCTTTGATATCTTTATAGGTGACCATGAAAGGATGTTTTTAAGGGTTAAAGCTCACTTAAAGGGATGGGATAAATTGAACCCTGAACTTATAGCTAACTATCAGGATTGTGGCATAGGTAAGTGGTATTATGGAGAAGAGGGTGCAAAATTTAGAAACCTACCGGTGTTTAAAGAATTCGAAGAGATACATAAAAAATGCCATCTTTTGAGTAAAGAAACTGTTTTAGCCTACGAATCTGGTCAATTCGAAAAAGTAAAAACCTTAGAAAAAGAGTTAGAACAAAATTCACAGAAAATAAGGGAATTTCTTAATAAAATGGAAGAAATTTATCTTTCTGAACTTAAAAAAGGTTAA
- a CDS encoding phosphoheptose isomerase: MSQPPKIAKTYRDFGHIKRPRNFSNEQKQEILQRLFQKDPSLFSSDPKVQEKIKRRLDWVDGVISILSKIKDYQAFAEEVKTEFSHVVWCGMGGSSLFPWVLAQMFGSQPGYPQFWVLDTNDPEVISQIESLPLDKTLFFIVSKSGTTLETLSHLKYFWQKLEGLVSNPGAQFVALTDEGSPLESQAKELGFRKVFFHPPFIGGRYAALSEIGFLPAALMGLDLNKALSYAQKMYEACNADIPWGYNLAATLSEFLVEAYIQGQDKISFITDPLLKPFVLWLEQLIAESLGKNYTGLVPIVGESPGSPTVYGNDRTFIYLALKGREKIYQRLVSDLTEEGFRVKTYVLDERYEIFAEAFRWMVAIALCGYFLTLNPFDEPDVVLTKEKTKTFLQKFKQEKDFGIELYLDESTGISFYYEDTISIEFPKFSALLKKFFKDFSPWNYVGFLAYLPPTSEVEDLFRDFRTLVREKKNCSTVFGFGPRYLHSTGQMHKGGPILSRFMLFTRKGRKANQVIPEEGYTFWDQQFAQACADFKALVERKKPVILIHLTENYKEDLKTFYNLLEKALNFE; the protein is encoded by the coding sequence ATGTCTCAACCTCCGAAGATTGCCAAAACTTATCGAGATTTTGGACATATCAAACGTCCAAGGAATTTTTCTAACGAGCAAAAACAAGAAATTTTGCAAAGATTGTTTCAAAAGGACCCTTCACTTTTTAGTTCTGACCCTAAGGTTCAAGAAAAAATAAAAAGACGTTTAGACTGGGTAGATGGAGTAATTTCTATTCTTTCCAAAATAAAAGATTACCAGGCTTTTGCTGAAGAGGTAAAGACTGAGTTTTCTCATGTAGTTTGGTGTGGGATGGGAGGGTCTTCTCTTTTTCCGTGGGTATTAGCTCAGATGTTTGGCTCTCAACCAGGATATCCTCAGTTTTGGGTGCTTGACACCAACGACCCAGAGGTAATCTCCCAAATAGAAAGTTTACCTTTAGATAAGACCTTGTTTTTTATCGTATCTAAATCAGGGACAACGTTAGAAACCCTTTCTCATTTAAAGTATTTTTGGCAAAAATTAGAAGGTCTGGTCTCTAATCCCGGAGCTCAATTTGTGGCTTTAACCGATGAGGGGTCGCCTCTGGAATCGCAGGCTAAAGAACTTGGCTTCAGAAAGGTCTTTTTTCATCCTCCTTTTATAGGTGGGCGATATGCAGCCCTTTCAGAAATTGGGTTTTTACCGGCTGCTTTGATGGGACTTGATTTAAACAAAGCTTTAAGTTATGCCCAGAAGATGTATGAAGCTTGTAATGCTGACATTCCCTGGGGATATAATTTAGCTGCTACTTTATCTGAGTTTTTGGTAGAAGCCTATATTCAGGGTCAAGACAAAATTTCTTTTATCACCGATCCCTTACTTAAGCCTTTTGTCTTATGGTTGGAGCAGCTTATCGCTGAAAGTTTAGGAAAGAACTATACTGGTTTAGTCCCTATCGTAGGTGAATCCCCGGGATCTCCTACGGTTTACGGAAATGATAGAACTTTTATTTATCTTGCGCTTAAGGGAAGAGAAAAGATTTATCAAAGGTTGGTTTCAGACCTTACAGAAGAGGGATTTAGGGTAAAAACCTATGTGCTTGATGAACGATATGAAATTTTTGCAGAGGCTTTTAGATGGATGGTAGCTATAGCTCTTTGTGGTTATTTTCTTACTTTAAACCCGTTTGATGAACCGGATGTCGTCCTTACTAAGGAGAAAACTAAAACCTTTTTACAAAAATTTAAGCAAGAAAAAGATTTTGGTATAGAGCTTTATTTAGACGAGTCTACAGGAATTAGTTTTTATTATGAAGACACCATCTCTATAGAGTTTCCTAAGTTTTCAGCACTGCTTAAGAAGTTCTTTAAGGACTTTTCCCCTTGGAATTATGTAGGGTTTTTAGCTTATCTTCCTCCAACCTCTGAAGTTGAAGACCTTTTTAGGGATTTTAGGACCCTTGTTCGTGAAAAGAAAAATTGTAGCACTGTTTTTGGTTTCGGTCCGAGATATCTTCATTCTACCGGACAGATGCATAAAGGAGGACCTATTCTTTCAAGGTTTATGTTGTTTACCAGAAAGGGTAGAAAGGCTAACCAGGTAATTCCTGAAGAGGGTTATACTTTCTGGGATCAACAGTTTGCCCAAGCTTGTGCAGATTTTAAAGCCTTGGTAGAAAGAAAAAAACCGGTAATACTTATTCATCTTACAGAAAACTATAAAGAAGACTTAAAGACTTTTTATAATTTATTGGAGAAGGCTTTAAATTTTGAATAG
- a CDS encoding P-II family nitrogen regulator — protein MKKIEAIIKSFKLEEVRDTLVEIGIGGMTVTEVRGFGQQKGHIEIYRGTEYVVDLLPKVKIEVVVRDEDVEKVIEKIVKAAQTGSVGDGKIFVIPIEEVIRIRTGERGEQAI, from the coding sequence ATGAAGAAGATAGAAGCCATAATCAAGTCCTTCAAACTAGAAGAAGTAAGGGATACCCTTGTTGAGATAGGTATAGGAGGGATGACGGTCACAGAAGTTAGGGGTTTTGGTCAACAAAAGGGACATATTGAGATCTATAGGGGAACGGAGTATGTAGTAGACCTTTTGCCCAAGGTGAAGATAGAGGTGGTGGTAAGGGATGAAGATGTGGAAAAGGTTATAGAGAAAATAGTCAAGGCTGCGCAAACTGGTAGTGTGGGAGATGGGAAGATTTTCGTCATTCCTATAGAAGAGGTGATAAGGATAAGGACAGGGGAAAGGGGCGAGCAAGCAATATAA
- a CDS encoding ammonium transporter: MRRVGSIMIIPLLLFDLSFAQEQAIQLDTGDTAWMTVATALVILMTLPGLAIFYGGIAKRKDTLNTIAMSFVSYCIATVLWILYGYSLAFNTDISGIIGSPSKILLNGISLKSLKGTIPEFIFVVFQLTFAAITVALISGSYIERMKFSAWVIFSILWISFVYVPVAHWVWGDGFLAKLGALDFAGGTVVHINAGIAGLVGAFLLGRRKDATLIPSNLPMVVIGTGLLWFGWFGFNAGSALASNELSTVAFLNTNTAAATAALSWMFTEWLHAKKPTVLGLASGAVAGLVAITPAAGFVNVVGALIIGLFAGIIPYFMVAIVKHKLRYDDALDVFGIHGIAGILGAILTGVFADPSINEAGRGILYGNPNQVLIQLLAVGLTIIYDGIMTFLILIVIKIMIGLRVNHEEEITGLDKSQHGESSYNLGLG, translated from the coding sequence ATGCGTAGGGTAGGAAGTATTATGATTATACCATTGCTATTATTTGATTTATCATTTGCTCAAGAGCAAGCTATACAGCTTGACACTGGGGACACTGCTTGGATGACCGTGGCAACAGCCTTAGTTATACTTATGACGCTTCCGGGTCTTGCTATCTTTTACGGCGGGATAGCAAAAAGAAAGGATACTCTAAACACTATTGCCATGTCCTTTGTGTCTTACTGTATAGCAACTGTGCTTTGGATTCTTTACGGCTACAGCTTAGCTTTTAACACTGACATCTCGGGTATTATAGGGAGTCCATCAAAGATTTTGTTAAATGGTATAAGTTTAAAAAGTTTGAAAGGAACTATACCTGAGTTCATTTTTGTAGTCTTTCAGCTAACTTTTGCTGCAATAACCGTTGCTCTGATCAGTGGATCGTACATAGAGAGGATGAAGTTTTCCGCATGGGTAATTTTTAGCATTCTTTGGATAAGTTTCGTTTATGTGCCAGTAGCTCACTGGGTATGGGGAGATGGATTTTTAGCAAAGCTTGGTGCCCTTGATTTTGCAGGTGGAACGGTGGTGCATATAAACGCTGGTATTGCGGGTTTGGTAGGTGCTTTTCTTTTGGGCAGGCGTAAAGACGCTACTCTCATTCCGAGCAACCTTCCCATGGTTGTCATAGGCACTGGTTTGTTGTGGTTTGGATGGTTCGGTTTTAACGCAGGTTCCGCGCTTGCCTCAAACGAGCTTTCAACAGTAGCCTTCTTAAATACAAACACTGCAGCAGCAACTGCAGCTCTATCCTGGATGTTTACCGAATGGCTTCACGCTAAAAAACCTACCGTTCTTGGTCTTGCATCTGGTGCTGTAGCAGGACTTGTAGCCATAACACCAGCTGCGGGCTTTGTCAATGTAGTCGGTGCTCTTATCATAGGACTTTTTGCTGGTATTATTCCCTACTTCATGGTTGCAATAGTAAAACACAAATTAAGATACGATGATGCCCTTGATGTTTTTGGTATCCACGGAATTGCGGGGATACTTGGCGCAATACTAACTGGCGTATTCGCAGACCCATCTATAAACGAGGCAGGCAGGGGAATTCTTTATGGAAATCCAAATCAAGTGCTCATCCAGCTTTTAGCGGTAGGTTTAACCATAATCTACGATGGGATAATGACTTTTTTAATACTTATAGTAATAAAAATCATGATAGGCTTAAGGGTTAATCACGAAGAGGAGATAACGGGACTGGATAAGTCCCAGCATGGAGAAAGTTCTTACAACTTAGGATTAGGATAA
- a CDS encoding sigma-54-dependent Fis family transcriptional regulator → MNEGNLKERAYQEILTLFKVSKVLSSSLNIFENLRNALKILAENLHLTRGTVTLFDPNTKDLKITVAYGLTEEQIKRGRYKIGEGVVGRVFETGEPMVIPNIGKEPLFLNKTGARIEKDNISFLCVPIKLGDEILGVLSVDRIFDQGIDFSEDLRVLEILATLFAQMIKVYNLLYEEKKKREFFEREVKKKYQFHNLIYSSEPMRQIIKICEKIASTKAPVLIQGESGTGKELIAKAIHFNSDRADKPFIAINCAAIPESLLEAELFGYEKGSFTGALTSKPGKFELANGGTLFLDEIGDLPLSLQAKLLRVLQEYTFERLGGTKPIKVDIRIISATHKNLQELINQGRFREDLYFRLNVVNIYIPPLRERKEDILVLTEHFLDQLSQKYKKNVKIAKETLKIFLEYPWPGNVRELENVLESLVILSDEEFITPEHLPEGFKSCQTSQSISITKEQTSQNISLKQEIEEEEKQRIISALKACKFNQTQAAKLLGMTRRQLNYRIRKYGIS, encoded by the coding sequence ATGAACGAAGGAAATCTAAAGGAAAGGGCTTATCAAGAGATTTTAACCTTATTTAAAGTTAGTAAAGTTTTAAGCTCATCTTTAAACATTTTTGAGAACCTTAGAAATGCCCTTAAGATCCTTGCAGAAAACCTACATTTAACAAGGGGGACGGTCACTCTTTTTGACCCTAATACCAAAGACTTAAAAATCACGGTGGCTTATGGTCTTACAGAAGAACAGATTAAAAGAGGACGTTATAAAATTGGAGAAGGGGTGGTAGGTAGGGTTTTTGAGACAGGGGAACCCATGGTTATTCCAAACATCGGGAAAGAACCTCTTTTTTTAAACAAAACAGGAGCTCGGATTGAAAAGGACAACATTTCATTTCTATGTGTTCCCATCAAGTTAGGAGATGAAATTTTGGGGGTTTTATCGGTTGATAGGATCTTTGATCAGGGTATTGATTTTAGTGAAGACTTAAGAGTTTTAGAAATCTTAGCCACCCTTTTTGCACAGATGATAAAGGTTTACAACCTGCTTTATGAAGAAAAGAAAAAAAGGGAATTTTTTGAAAGAGAAGTAAAGAAAAAATATCAGTTTCATAATCTTATATATTCTTCAGAACCTATGAGACAGATAATAAAGATATGTGAAAAAATTGCTTCAACCAAGGCTCCTGTTTTAATTCAAGGAGAAAGCGGTACAGGAAAAGAGCTTATAGCCAAGGCCATTCATTTTAATAGCGATAGAGCAGATAAACCTTTTATAGCTATAAATTGTGCTGCCATACCTGAGAGTTTATTAGAGGCTGAACTCTTTGGGTATGAAAAAGGTTCTTTTACTGGAGCTCTTACCTCAAAGCCTGGTAAGTTTGAATTGGCTAACGGGGGTACGTTATTTTTAGATGAGATAGGAGACCTACCTTTATCCCTTCAGGCTAAATTATTAAGGGTTCTGCAAGAATATACTTTTGAAAGGTTGGGAGGAACCAAACCTATAAAGGTGGACATACGCATAATTTCTGCTACCCATAAAAATTTACAAGAACTTATCAACCAGGGAAGATTTAGAGAAGACCTTTATTTTAGACTTAACGTAGTAAACATATATATCCCACCTTTAAGGGAAAGAAAAGAGGATATTTTAGTCTTAACCGAACATTTTTTGGACCAGTTAAGCCAAAAATATAAAAAAAACGTAAAAATAGCTAAAGAAACCTTAAAAATCTTTTTAGAATACCCTTGGCCAGGAAATGTAAGAGAACTTGAAAACGTTCTTGAAAGCTTGGTTATACTTTCAGATGAAGAGTTTATAACCCCTGAACATCTACCTGAAGGTTTTAAATCATGTCAAACATCTCAATCTATTTCGATCACTAAGGAACAGACCTCCCAAAACATAAGTCTTAAACAAGAGATAGAGGAAGAAGAAAAGCAGAGAATCATATCAGCCCTTAAGGCTTGTAAATTTAACCAAACACAAGCAGCTAAACTTTTAGGTATGACTAGAAGACAATTAAACTACCGTATCAGAAAATACGGTATTTCTTAA
- the rnc gene encoding ribonuclease III, translating to MEKDLEELEKLIEFRFQNKELLRTALTHRSYKISHKELALEDNERLEFLGDAVLNLCISQLIFQKYQEDQEGVLTKKRAYLVCKNTLIKVAKKLNLLDYLYLGKREEKLDPKSKENIAARALEALIGAIFLEGGLEVACECVKTWFKPYLAKFPKIVGYDYKTELQEFLQSKYHERPEYEVVSISGPPHNPKFEVVVKLKDQILGRAKGPSKKEAENLAAKKALKQLKSEEKKEHE from the coding sequence ATGGAAAAAGATTTGGAAGAATTAGAAAAACTCATAGAATTTAGGTTTCAAAACAAAGAACTTTTAAGGACAGCCCTAACCCACAGGTCTTATAAAATAAGTCATAAAGAACTTGCTTTAGAGGACAACGAAAGGCTTGAATTTTTAGGAGATGCTGTGTTAAACCTTTGTATTTCTCAGCTGATTTTTCAAAAATATCAAGAAGACCAAGAAGGGGTTCTTACTAAGAAAAGGGCATACCTTGTTTGCAAAAACACTTTGATAAAGGTTGCTAAGAAACTAAACCTTTTAGATTATTTATATTTAGGAAAAAGAGAGGAAAAGCTTGATCCAAAAAGTAAGGAAAACATTGCTGCTCGGGCTTTAGAGGCACTTATTGGGGCTATTTTTTTAGAAGGTGGCCTTGAAGTGGCTTGTGAGTGTGTTAAGACATGGTTTAAACCTTATCTTGCAAAGTTTCCAAAAATTGTAGGATATGATTATAAGACAGAACTCCAAGAGTTTTTACAAAGTAAATACCACGAAAGACCAGAATATGAGGTAGTCTCTATAAGTGGACCCCCTCATAATCCTAAATTCGAAGTAGTGGTAAAACTGAAAGACCAAATCCTTGGAAGAGCCAAAGGTCCTTCCAAAAAAGAAGCAGAAAATTTGGCAGCTAAAAAGGCGTTAAAACAACTAAAATCTGAAGAAAAGAAAGAACATGAATAA
- a CDS encoding DUF1284 domain-containing protein yields MNNSLHLRGHHLICLQFYKGLGYDASFVKNLNRVVKAWEKTPALIVEGPDMVCKSCPYLEGEKCALSDKIDQKDLLALNLLKVQLGVLIEKQTVKNKLYEIWEVWKEKACKDCLWNEVCSEEVKTKTKHKRSF; encoded by the coding sequence ATGAATAACAGCTTGCATCTTAGAGGACATCATTTAATCTGTTTACAGTTTTATAAAGGTTTAGGCTACGATGCATCTTTTGTAAAGAACCTAAATAGGGTAGTTAAAGCTTGGGAGAAAACGCCGGCGCTTATCGTAGAAGGACCTGATATGGTTTGTAAATCCTGCCCTTACCTTGAGGGAGAAAAATGCGCGCTTAGTGATAAAATAGACCAAAAGGACTTATTAGCTTTAAATCTTCTAAAGGTGCAGTTAGGTGTTTTAATAGAAAAACAAACAGTAAAAAACAAACTTTATGAAATATGGGAAGTTTGGAAAGAAAAAGCTTGTAAAGATTGTTTATGGAATGAAGTTTGTTCAGAAGAGGTAAAAACCAAAACTAAACATAAGAGGAGTTTTTAA
- the era gene encoding GTPase Era: MSDKTKEIKEIKAIPKIKSGFVALIGFPNVGKSTLLNQMIGTKISIVSPKPQTTRFNIRGVLTKDHYQIVFIDTPGIHDAKSLFNKMMVEEALNALEEVDIILWVVDVTHRLPEEEKLLDLIKKANKPTILVLNKIDLIKKSELLPMIDYFSKLHDFKAIIPVSALKNDGVDRIINELVELLPEGPFYYEPDRVTDLPLSLLIAEIIREKIFQHTYQEIPYSTAVKVEEIREDKERNFLYIQATIFIERDSQKGIIIGKKGQMLKKIGTLAREELEFLLGKKIYLDLWVKALKDWREKESHIRNLAIPFKD, from the coding sequence ATGAGTGATAAAACCAAAGAAATTAAGGAGATAAAAGCTATACCCAAAATCAAATCAGGTTTTGTAGCTCTCATAGGTTTTCCTAATGTAGGTAAATCTACGTTGTTAAACCAAATGATAGGTACCAAGATTTCTATCGTAAGTCCTAAACCTCAAACTACCAGGTTTAACATTAGAGGGGTCCTTACTAAAGACCACTATCAAATAGTGTTCATAGACACGCCAGGGATTCATGATGCTAAATCTCTTTTTAACAAAATGATGGTAGAAGAAGCTTTAAATGCTTTAGAAGAGGTAGACATCATTTTATGGGTGGTTGATGTGACCCACAGACTGCCTGAAGAGGAGAAACTTTTAGACTTAATAAAAAAAGCAAATAAACCCACTATTTTAGTTTTAAATAAGATAGACCTTATCAAAAAAAGTGAGCTTTTACCGATGATAGACTACTTTTCTAAGCTTCATGATTTTAAAGCTATAATTCCGGTTTCTGCTCTAAAAAACGACGGAGTTGACAGGATAATTAATGAACTGGTTGAATTGCTACCAGAAGGTCCTTTTTACTACGAACCAGACAGGGTTACAGATTTACCACTTAGTCTCTTGATAGCTGAAATTATTAGAGAAAAAATCTTTCAACATACCTATCAAGAAATACCTTATAGCACTGCGGTGAAAGTAGAAGAAATAAGAGAGGATAAAGAAAGAAACTTTCTTTATATTCAAGCTACCATTTTTATAGAAAGAGATTCTCAAAAAGGAATTATCATAGGAAAAAAAGGACAGATGTTAAAAAAAATAGGAACTCTTGCCAGAGAGGAATTAGAGTTCCTTTTAGGAAAAAAGATATATTTGGATCTATGGGTTAAAGCCTTAAAAGACTGGCGAGAAAAAGAATCTCATATAAGAAACTTAGCTATACCTTTTAAAGATTAA